A genomic region of Kribbella sp. NBC_00382 contains the following coding sequences:
- a CDS encoding MDR family MFS transporter, translating into MTTTSSPSPDPAGADVIDAPAAQLTPRQTIQAISGLMMGMFVAILAGTVVSTALPRIIHDLGASQSSYTWVVTLELLTMTATVPLWGKLADLYNNKLLVQLSLSFFVVGSLVAGFAPNIEVLLGSRVLQGLGAGGLTALVQIVMAAIIPPRELGRYSGIFGAIFASATVGGPLLGGFLVDSPLGWRACFLVGVPFVLAAIVLLQRTLKLPTVRREVKIDWWGAFLITAGVSTLLVWSSFAGNKFEWASGWSFLLVGVAVVALVAAVLVERRHPEPIIPMDLFRNRTVTLSIIASALVGLAMFGGSVFLAQYFQIAQGYSPTKAGLMSLPLILGMMVASTIAGGLITKYGKWKIYLVIGSVLLPIGLALFGTIDAHTSKYMLWAFMVVLGVGIGLVMQNLVLAAQNDVPARELGAATSAVSFFRSMGGTIGVSVLGAILANKVTETLNPGGSSSGGGTVPNIADLPEQARTVVENAYGDATADLFMMSVPFAVLALIAVLFIKEKVLLTTSGAERRAEEEAAGRLQDDI; encoded by the coding sequence ATGACAACGACCTCTTCGCCCTCGCCGGACCCGGCCGGGGCGGATGTCATCGACGCCCCGGCCGCCCAGCTCACCCCGCGCCAGACGATCCAGGCCATCTCGGGCCTGATGATGGGCATGTTCGTCGCGATCCTGGCCGGTACGGTCGTCTCGACCGCGCTGCCGCGGATCATCCACGACCTCGGCGCGAGCCAGTCGTCGTACACCTGGGTGGTCACCCTCGAGCTGCTCACGATGACGGCCACCGTGCCGTTGTGGGGCAAGCTCGCCGACCTCTACAACAACAAGCTGCTGGTCCAGTTGTCGCTGAGCTTCTTCGTGGTCGGCTCGCTGGTGGCCGGCTTCGCCCCGAACATCGAAGTGCTGCTGGGCAGCCGGGTCCTGCAGGGTCTCGGCGCCGGCGGTCTGACCGCGTTGGTGCAGATCGTGATGGCGGCGATCATCCCGCCGCGCGAGCTCGGCCGGTACTCCGGAATCTTCGGCGCCATCTTCGCTTCGGCGACTGTCGGTGGACCGCTCCTCGGTGGCTTTCTGGTCGACTCGCCCTTGGGGTGGCGGGCCTGCTTCCTGGTCGGCGTGCCGTTCGTACTGGCCGCGATCGTGTTGCTGCAGCGCACGCTGAAGCTGCCGACCGTGCGGCGTGAGGTGAAGATCGACTGGTGGGGTGCGTTCCTGATCACCGCCGGGGTGAGCACGCTGCTCGTGTGGTCGTCGTTCGCGGGCAACAAGTTCGAGTGGGCCTCCGGCTGGAGTTTCCTGCTGGTGGGCGTGGCCGTGGTGGCCTTGGTGGCGGCCGTTCTGGTCGAGCGCCGGCACCCGGAGCCGATCATCCCGATGGACCTGTTCCGCAACCGCACGGTGACGTTGTCGATCATCGCCAGCGCGCTGGTCGGTCTGGCGATGTTCGGCGGATCGGTGTTCCTGGCGCAGTACTTCCAGATCGCGCAGGGCTACTCGCCGACCAAGGCCGGGCTGATGAGCCTGCCGCTGATCCTCGGCATGATGGTCGCCTCCACGATCGCGGGTGGCCTGATCACGAAGTACGGGAAGTGGAAGATCTACCTGGTGATCGGCAGCGTGCTGCTGCCGATCGGGCTGGCGCTGTTCGGCACGATCGACGCGCACACCTCGAAGTACATGCTGTGGGCGTTCATGGTGGTGCTCGGGGTCGGCATCGGACTGGTGATGCAGAACCTGGTACTCGCCGCGCAGAACGACGTACCGGCGCGTGAGCTCGGTGCGGCCACGTCGGCGGTCAGCTTCTTCCGCAGCATGGGCGGCACGATCGGCGTCAGCGTCCTGGGCGCGATCCTCGCCAACAAGGTCACCGAAACCCTGAACCCAGGCGGCTCCTCCTCCGGCGGCGGCACCGTCCCCAACATCGCCGACCTCCCCGAGCAGGCGCGCACAGTAGTCGAGAACGCCTACGGCGACGCAACCGCCGACCTGTTCATGATGTCGGTCCCGTTCGCGGTACTCGCGTTGATCGCTGTCCTGTTCATCAAGGAGAAGGTGCTGCTGACCACGTCGGGCGCCGAGCGCCGGGCCGAGGAGGAAGCAGCCGGCAGATTGCAGGACGACATCTAG
- a CDS encoding TetR family transcriptional regulator gives MEIEETAAPGRRERKKRETRAALTAAALRLALEKGPDNVTVEEISEAADVSVRTFFNYFSHKEHAILGRDPDDLELALRRIREAPAGESPFATMRAIVARVLDDLESIEDQETALAQRIRLITESPNLLAQFVVLGSEDERDLAAALGDQMGEPLGSPLPALIVSATSMAVRVAVEQRKAGSDRSIRALVDEGFSLLATGLDPHYDPTRDSRTDQKGQA, from the coding sequence ATGGAGATCGAGGAGACTGCCGCGCCTGGCCGGCGGGAGCGCAAGAAGCGGGAGACCCGGGCGGCGCTGACCGCCGCGGCGCTCCGGCTGGCGCTGGAGAAGGGGCCGGACAACGTCACGGTCGAGGAGATCAGCGAGGCGGCCGACGTCTCGGTGCGGACCTTCTTCAACTACTTCTCGCACAAGGAACACGCCATCCTCGGCCGCGACCCGGACGACCTCGAGCTGGCGCTGCGCCGGATCCGCGAGGCGCCGGCCGGTGAGTCGCCGTTCGCCACGATGCGGGCGATCGTGGCCCGGGTGCTCGACGACCTGGAGTCGATCGAGGACCAGGAGACCGCGCTGGCGCAGCGGATCCGGCTGATCACCGAGTCGCCCAACCTGCTGGCCCAGTTCGTGGTGCTCGGCAGCGAGGACGAGCGCGACCTCGCGGCGGCGCTGGGCGACCAGATGGGCGAGCCGCTCGGTTCGCCGCTCCCGGCCTTGATCGTCAGTGCGACCTCGATGGCCGTCCGGGTGGCGGTCGAGCAGCGCAAGGCCGGCTCGGACCGCTCGATCAGAGCCCTCGTCGACGAGGGCTTCAGCCTGCTGGCGACCGGCCTCGATCCGCACTACGACCCGACCCGAGATTCCCGTACCGATCAGAAAGGTCAAGCATGA
- a CDS encoding GMC oxidoreductase, with product MRLLETDPSVMSRRRFAGLTAFTSAAALGLTQISTARATTSSPKRDFVPAVVIGTGYGSAVTALRLGEAGITTTMLEMGQLWNKQGLDGKVFCSTLNPDSRSMWFNRRTKAPLDTFLWLDVVNRDIGTPYAGVLDRIDFPNMGVYVGRGVGGGSLVNGGMAPTPKRSYFEKMLPHVDAEQMYKRYFPLANKMLGVNTIDPRYLEQTPVYRYARVSRRHAHQAGFKTTVIPNVYDFRYLQREERMQVPRSALAGEVIYGNNHGKQSLDKTYLADAVGTGKVTIQTLTRVTAIRQDKTGYVLTLERIDASGKVARRSELGCKHLFLGAGSVGTTELLLRARETDALPNLSATIGTGWGSNGNVMTSRANHLWDPTGFLQSTIPTLAIDNWDDPIHPAFAEIAPLPVGIETWASLYLAITASPERGRFSYNSSTDRAELLWGATQSNPSIATARALFDRINRAIGTTYRRDLFGGNREFAADFCYHPLGGCVLGKATDDYGRVRGYRNLYVTDGSLIPGSIGVNPFVTITALAERNIARVIATDLRT from the coding sequence ATGCGCCTTTTGGAGACTGACCCGTCCGTTATGTCCCGCCGCCGGTTCGCCGGCCTGACCGCGTTCACCTCCGCGGCCGCCCTCGGCCTCACCCAGATCAGTACTGCCCGCGCGACCACCTCGTCGCCCAAGCGCGATTTCGTCCCCGCTGTCGTGATCGGCACCGGCTACGGCTCAGCCGTCACCGCCCTCCGTCTGGGCGAGGCGGGGATCACCACGACGATGCTCGAGATGGGCCAACTCTGGAACAAGCAGGGCTTGGACGGCAAAGTCTTTTGCTCGACCCTCAACCCCGACTCCCGCTCGATGTGGTTCAACCGCCGCACCAAGGCGCCGCTCGACACGTTCCTCTGGCTCGACGTGGTCAACCGCGACATCGGTACGCCGTACGCCGGCGTGCTCGACCGGATCGACTTCCCCAATATGGGCGTCTACGTCGGCCGCGGCGTCGGCGGCGGATCACTCGTCAACGGTGGCATGGCGCCGACCCCGAAGCGTTCGTACTTCGAGAAGATGCTGCCGCACGTCGACGCGGAGCAGATGTACAAGCGGTACTTCCCGCTCGCCAACAAGATGCTCGGTGTGAACACGATCGACCCGCGCTATCTCGAGCAGACCCCGGTCTACCGGTACGCCCGGGTGTCGCGCCGGCACGCGCACCAGGCCGGCTTCAAGACGACCGTCATCCCGAACGTCTACGATTTCCGCTATCTGCAACGGGAAGAGCGTATGCAGGTGCCCCGGTCGGCGCTCGCCGGTGAGGTCATCTACGGCAACAACCACGGCAAGCAGAGCCTCGACAAGACCTACCTCGCGGATGCGGTCGGCACCGGCAAGGTGACGATCCAGACCCTCACCCGGGTCACCGCGATCCGCCAGGACAAGACCGGCTACGTCCTGACGCTCGAGCGGATCGATGCCTCAGGCAAGGTTGCCCGCCGCAGCGAGCTGGGCTGCAAGCACCTCTTCCTCGGGGCCGGCAGCGTCGGTACCACCGAACTGTTGCTCAGGGCCCGCGAAACCGATGCCCTGCCCAACCTTTCCGCGACGATCGGCACCGGCTGGGGCAGCAACGGCAACGTGATGACGTCACGCGCCAACCACCTGTGGGATCCGACCGGCTTCCTCCAGTCGACGATCCCGACGCTTGCCATCGACAACTGGGACGACCCGATCCACCCCGCCTTCGCGGAGATCGCGCCCTTGCCAGTCGGCATCGAGACGTGGGCGAGCCTCTACCTGGCGATCACGGCCAGCCCCGAGCGCGGCCGGTTCAGCTACAACTCTTCCACGGATCGAGCCGAGCTGCTTTGGGGCGCGACGCAGAGCAACCCGTCCATTGCGACCGCCCGGGCGCTGTTCGATCGGATCAATCGCGCGATCGGTACGACGTACCGGCGGGATCTGTTCGGTGGGAACCGGGAGTTCGCGGCGGACTTCTGCTACCACCCGCTCGGTGGTTGCGTGCTGGGCAAGGCGACCGACGACTACGGCCGGGTGCGCGGCTACCGCAATCTCTACGTGACGGACGGATCACTCATCCCGGGCTCGATCGGCGTGAACCCGTTCGTCACCATCACAGCCCTTGCCGAACGCAACATCGCCCGAGTGATCGCCACCGACCTTCGGACCTGA
- a CDS encoding transporter substrate-binding domain-containing protein, whose amino-acid sequence MTSVATDLAPTGVLRASINLGNPVLAQGTPSEPTGITVDLAREIAARLGVEVEFLCFDAARKSFEAMTSGAADLCFLAIDPAREAEVAFTAPYVVIEGVYAVPQDSPLTTVASVDSPGVRIGVKQGSAYDLYLTRTLQHATVVRGTEGTDAFRAESLEAAAGIRQPITAFVAANDDVRLIDERFMQIQQAVGTTKDRQPETVQFLSELVEELKASGFVAESLKRAGQSDATVAP is encoded by the coding sequence ATGACTTCTGTCGCCACGGACCTGGCCCCTACTGGTGTACTGCGCGCCTCGATCAACCTGGGCAATCCAGTGCTTGCCCAGGGCACCCCATCGGAGCCGACTGGAATCACGGTCGACCTCGCCCGGGAGATCGCGGCGCGGCTCGGCGTGGAGGTGGAGTTCCTCTGCTTCGACGCGGCACGCAAGTCGTTCGAGGCGATGACGTCCGGTGCGGCTGACCTCTGCTTCCTCGCGATCGACCCGGCGCGGGAGGCAGAGGTCGCCTTCACGGCCCCGTACGTCGTGATCGAAGGCGTCTACGCCGTGCCGCAGGACTCGCCGCTCACGACTGTGGCGTCGGTGGACAGCCCGGGAGTGCGGATCGGTGTGAAGCAGGGGTCCGCGTACGACCTGTACCTGACTCGCACCCTGCAGCACGCGACGGTGGTCCGCGGCACCGAAGGTACGGATGCCTTCCGGGCGGAGTCGTTGGAAGCGGCCGCGGGCATTCGTCAGCCGATCACGGCCTTCGTCGCGGCGAATGACGATGTCCGGCTGATCGACGAGCGGTTCATGCAGATCCAGCAGGCGGTCGGGACGACGAAGGACCGGCAGCCGGAGACCGTTCAGTTTCTCAGCGAGTTGGTCGAGGAGTTGAAGGCGAGCGGGTTCGTGGCCGAGTCGCTCAAGCGGGCCGGTCAGTCGGACGCCACGGTCGCGCCCTAG
- a CDS encoding methyltransferase family protein has translation MIKAALGSTLFFFAAPCVVAGVIPWWISGWADPRFWPAALLIIAGLLVVVRAFIRFVREGRGTPAPIAPTERLVIGGDFRFVRNPMYVGVLAIILAQALLFLDPWLLAYAALAWTTMASFVRWYEEPVLRQRYASQYDEYCKAVPAWIPRARPWRPTDRPA, from the coding sequence ATGATTAAGGCAGCCCTCGGCAGCACGCTCTTCTTCTTCGCGGCGCCCTGCGTGGTCGCCGGCGTGATCCCGTGGTGGATCAGCGGCTGGGCCGACCCGAGGTTCTGGCCGGCAGCCCTGTTGATCATCGCCGGCCTGCTCGTCGTGGTGCGCGCCTTCATCCGCTTCGTCCGTGAAGGCCGCGGCACCCCGGCGCCGATCGCACCGACCGAGCGCCTGGTGATCGGCGGCGACTTCCGCTTCGTCCGCAACCCCATGTACGTCGGCGTGCTGGCGATCATCCTGGCCCAGGCACTGCTCTTCCTTGACCCGTGGCTGCTCGCCTACGCGGCCCTAGCTTGGACGACGATGGCGTCCTTCGTGCGCTGGTACGAAGAACCCGTACTCCGCCAGCGCTACGCCTCGCAATACGACGAGTACTGCAAAGCTGTCCCAGCGTGGATCCCTAGGGCGCGACCGTGGCGTCCGACTGACCGGCCCGCTTGA
- a CDS encoding MarR family winged helix-turn-helix transcriptional regulator — protein sequence MSPRDKTEDLLGIGPESALEPSIRAFRTTLTLAQRLRYAMDERLREDGLTTQQAALITVVVAAGNPSLAEAAAALGSTHQNVAQIVAALVRKDLLQVEPDPADRRRKLLSATNHSASFWKERDAGDYAAVADWFADLTPAELETFCNLSDRVIARLAND from the coding sequence ATGTCACCGCGGGACAAGACCGAAGACTTGCTGGGGATCGGCCCTGAGTCGGCGCTGGAGCCGTCCATCCGGGCGTTCCGGACCACGCTCACGCTGGCCCAACGACTGCGCTACGCGATGGACGAGCGGCTCCGCGAGGACGGCCTGACCACTCAGCAGGCTGCGCTGATCACCGTCGTCGTGGCAGCCGGCAACCCGTCGCTGGCCGAAGCGGCGGCCGCTCTCGGCAGTACTCACCAGAATGTGGCCCAGATCGTCGCCGCTTTGGTCCGCAAGGATCTCCTGCAGGTCGAGCCGGATCCGGCCGACAGGCGCCGCAAGTTGCTCTCAGCAACAAACCACAGCGCGTCCTTCTGGAAGGAACGAGACGCAGGCGACTACGCGGCCGTCGCCGACTGGTTCGCCGATCTCACCCCGGCTGAGCTCGAAACCTTCTGCAACCTCTCCGACCGCGTCATCGCCCGGCTCGCCAATGATTAA
- a CDS encoding glycosyltransferase: MICLLPHCAYLSETSRMLELHRALTELGLPVRVATHGGPHERLLAGIAYDVLGPGLSPARAARFVGSAIGLGDPGQSMYDDEEIRSYVQAEAEYFRAHGVTVAVTGFTLTALLSSRLAKVRVVTEHAGSFVPPVFERFLPPDRKPGRMDAYCSGFNRVADSLGTEGIPSLAALLLGDLSLVPEVAEVLGVSALELAAWNPDGDPGYRAGSRLKAVGPLFAHLDLPLPDRVQKFLNRPGPTIYLAMTSTPAAQIRAAIASLSTLDTRILVAGTIHDLSDLATDRILIEGTLPSHLVMPQVDLAITTAGQGSVQTAMASGTPLLGIPLHPEQDLNIALVEQLGAALKASADNLVAQATQMLDNRSFGAAAERIQKLYAAVDGPAEAAGIIASVS; encoded by the coding sequence GTGATCTGCTTACTGCCACACTGCGCCTACCTGTCCGAGACCTCGCGGATGCTCGAGCTCCACCGCGCCCTGACCGAGCTCGGCCTGCCGGTCCGCGTCGCCACCCATGGCGGTCCGCACGAGCGGCTGTTGGCCGGCATCGCGTACGACGTACTGGGGCCTGGCCTTTCGCCGGCGCGGGCTGCGCGGTTCGTCGGTTCGGCCATCGGGCTGGGCGATCCGGGGCAGAGCATGTACGACGATGAGGAGATCCGTTCGTATGTGCAGGCGGAGGCGGAGTACTTCCGCGCTCATGGCGTCACCGTGGCGGTCACTGGCTTCACACTGACCGCATTGCTGTCGTCGCGGCTGGCCAAAGTACGGGTGGTGACCGAGCATGCGGGGAGTTTCGTGCCGCCGGTCTTCGAGCGGTTTCTCCCGCCGGATCGGAAGCCCGGGCGGATGGACGCCTATTGCTCGGGCTTCAACCGGGTCGCCGATTCCCTTGGTACAGAAGGGATTCCCAGCCTTGCGGCGTTGCTTTTGGGTGATCTCTCGCTGGTACCGGAGGTCGCCGAGGTCTTGGGTGTCTCCGCTCTTGAGCTGGCCGCGTGGAATCCGGACGGTGATCCCGGCTATCGGGCGGGCTCGCGACTCAAAGCCGTCGGCCCCCTCTTCGCGCACCTCGACCTTCCGCTCCCCGATCGGGTCCAGAAGTTCCTCAACCGGCCCGGTCCGACCATCTACCTCGCCATGACATCGACCCCAGCCGCCCAGATCCGCGCCGCCATCGCCTCGCTCAGCACCCTCGATACCCGCATCCTGGTCGCGGGGACCATCCACGATCTGTCCGACCTGGCGACCGACCGCATCCTGATCGAAGGCACTCTCCCCAGCCATCTCGTCATGCCCCAGGTCGACCTCGCCATCACCACCGCCGGCCAAGGCAGCGTGCAGACCGCGATGGCCAGCGGCACACCCCTCCTCGGCATCCCCCTGCATCCCGAGCAGGACCTCAACATCGCCTTGGTCGAGCAGCTCGGCGCTGCACTGAAAGCTTCGGCCGACAATCTCGTCGCCCAGGCAACGCAGATGCTCGACAACAGGTCTTTCGGGGCTGCGGCAGAACGCATCCAGAAGCTCTACGCCGCCGTCGACGGACCAGCCGAGGCCGCCGGGATCATCGCCTCCGTGAGCTGA
- a CDS encoding MarR family winged helix-turn-helix transcriptional regulator, whose translation MIASTDLSQLGVDVVVASARLTRLASRDVSALPHAAMRLMGRLDELGPTRISELAKADRCSQPTMSNLVQRQEENGFVLREPDPADSRASLISLTPAGRDELERARHEAGEAIAARLQLLSPEDIETLQAAVTVIHRILKPLEESNR comes from the coding sequence GTGATCGCTTCGACAGATCTTTCTCAGCTCGGGGTCGACGTCGTCGTCGCCTCGGCGCGGTTGACCCGGCTCGCCAGCCGGGATGTGAGCGCGTTGCCGCATGCGGCGATGCGACTGATGGGCCGGCTCGACGAGCTCGGGCCGACCCGGATCAGCGAGCTCGCCAAGGCGGACCGGTGTTCGCAGCCGACGATGTCCAACCTGGTCCAGCGCCAGGAGGAGAACGGCTTCGTACTCCGTGAGCCCGATCCCGCCGATTCCCGGGCCAGCCTGATCAGCCTCACCCCGGCCGGCCGCGACGAACTCGAGCGCGCCCGGCACGAAGCGGGCGAGGCCATCGCCGCGCGACTCCAACTCCTGTCGCCGGAAGACATCGAAACCCTGCAGGCCGCGGTCACGGTCATCCACCGAATTCTCAAGCCCTTGGAGGAGAGCAACCGGTGA
- a CDS encoding MFS transporter, translating to MSSNSFLKQPKSVWAVAFACVIAFMGIGLVDPILKPIAEQLHASPSQVSLLFTSYMAVIGVAMLITGAVSSRIGAKRTLLIGLAIIVVFSALAGLSNSIGMIVAFRAGWGLGNALFIATALATIVNSASGSVAQAIILYEAALGVGIAAGPLVGGELGTISWRGPFFGVAVLMTIALAATAFLLPASPPAPRRTSIIEPLKALRHRSLATVAVTALLYNFGFFTLLAFTPFPLGMSARQIGLIFFGWGIGLALTSVFAAPRLQRRFGTLPVVMTSLLLFAADLALMGVYAHHPPVLAVGVIVAGLFLGVNNTLITEAVMAAAPVERGTASAAYSFVRFSGGAVAPWLAGKLGEEINVQVPFWVGAFAVLLGVGVLATGWKPLAHLRTPVAHSQTEATTLTAADA from the coding sequence GTGAGCAGCAACTCGTTCCTGAAGCAACCCAAGTCCGTCTGGGCGGTCGCCTTCGCGTGTGTGATCGCGTTCATGGGCATCGGCCTGGTCGATCCGATCCTCAAGCCGATCGCCGAGCAACTGCACGCGAGCCCGTCCCAGGTGTCGCTGCTGTTCACCAGCTACATGGCCGTGATCGGCGTCGCGATGCTGATCACCGGCGCGGTCTCCAGCCGGATCGGCGCCAAGCGCACGCTGCTGATCGGCCTGGCCATCATCGTCGTCTTCAGCGCACTCGCCGGCCTGTCCAACTCGATCGGCATGATCGTCGCCTTCCGGGCCGGCTGGGGTCTGGGCAACGCGCTCTTCATCGCCACCGCACTGGCCACGATCGTCAACTCTGCCAGCGGATCCGTCGCTCAAGCGATCATCCTGTACGAAGCGGCGCTCGGCGTCGGTATCGCGGCCGGCCCGCTGGTCGGCGGTGAGCTCGGCACGATCTCCTGGCGTGGCCCGTTCTTCGGCGTCGCGGTGCTGATGACGATCGCGCTCGCCGCCACCGCGTTCCTGCTCCCCGCTTCGCCGCCCGCTCCCCGGCGTACGTCGATCATCGAACCACTGAAGGCCCTCCGGCACCGGTCGCTCGCCACCGTCGCGGTCACCGCACTGCTCTACAACTTCGGCTTCTTCACCCTGCTCGCCTTCACCCCGTTCCCACTGGGCATGTCGGCCCGGCAGATCGGCCTGATCTTCTTCGGCTGGGGCATCGGCCTGGCCCTCACGTCGGTCTTCGCCGCCCCCCGCCTCCAACGCCGCTTCGGCACCCTGCCTGTCGTGATGACGTCGCTCCTGCTGTTCGCCGCCGACCTGGCCCTGATGGGCGTCTACGCCCACCACCCGCCGGTACTAGCCGTAGGCGTGATCGTCGCCGGCCTCTTCCTGGGCGTGAACAACACCCTCATCACCGAAGCAGTCATGGCCGCCGCCCCGGTCGAACGCGGCACCGCCTCCGCCGCCTACAGCTTCGTCCGCTTCTCCGGCGGCGCAGTAGCCCCCTGGCTAGCCGGCAAACTAGGCGAAGAAATCAACGTCCAGGTCCCCTTCTGGGTAGGCGCCTTCGCAGTACTACTAGGTGTAGGCGTCCTAGCCACCGGCTGGAAACCCCTAGCCCACCTCCGCACCCCAGTAGCCCACTCCCAAACCGAAGCCACCACCCTCACCGCCGCCGACGCCTGA
- a CDS encoding TetR/AcrR family transcriptional regulator, translating into MVTTKADWLDAGLKVLAGEGSPALTIERLTAELGLSKGSYYHHFKGAGGFRTALLEHFEKRFTTRLIDTVEEQPEAAAASKLTQLMELVLADADHVRLEIAVRAWALQDPEARAAQERVDHARTAYLQELCRGIDSVEEPEHLARLLYLILIGAEQVVPPVPAAELRALYATTLTLATGKPFLS; encoded by the coding sequence ATGGTGACTACCAAGGCCGATTGGCTTGATGCTGGGTTGAAGGTGCTGGCCGGTGAGGGGTCGCCTGCGTTGACGATTGAGCGGTTGACTGCTGAGTTGGGGTTGAGCAAGGGGTCGTATTACCACCATTTCAAAGGGGCTGGTGGGTTTCGGACTGCTTTGCTTGAGCATTTTGAGAAGAGGTTTACTACTCGGCTGATTGACACCGTCGAGGAGCAACCCGAGGCTGCGGCCGCTAGCAAGCTGACTCAGTTGATGGAGTTGGTGCTGGCTGATGCGGATCATGTGCGGTTGGAGATCGCGGTACGGGCCTGGGCTTTGCAGGATCCGGAGGCGCGAGCTGCGCAGGAGCGGGTTGACCACGCGAGAACCGCTTATTTACAAGAGCTTTGCCGTGGGATCGACTCGGTTGAGGAGCCGGAGCATTTGGCTCGGTTGCTCTATCTGATCCTGATCGGCGCTGAACAGGTCGTACCACCGGTGCCGGCCGCCGAGTTGCGTGCGCTCTACGCGACGACGCTGACCCTGGCCACCGGCAAACCGTTCCTCAGTTGA
- a CDS encoding DUF2867 domain-containing protein — MPTYADLPELADLLPSADVIDVKTVTGPVSLREFVAGALGNSSAAGRFLFALRVPVAKLLGLGMAGMPPKTKLTPEDVSFTPGDHLSFFTVDRGEEEHYLLLKVTDNHLIGYLAIIVDDSGPIRAFKAVTLVNYLRPAGRFYYNLIRPFHHLVIRAMCHAGVTRGRRAS; from the coding sequence ATGCCCACCTACGCCGATCTTCCCGAACTAGCCGATCTCCTGCCGTCCGCCGACGTCATCGACGTGAAGACCGTGACTGGTCCCGTCAGCCTCCGGGAGTTCGTGGCCGGTGCCCTGGGCAACAGTTCCGCGGCCGGACGTTTCCTCTTCGCCCTTCGCGTACCAGTGGCCAAGCTGCTCGGCCTGGGGATGGCCGGGATGCCACCCAAGACCAAGCTCACCCCGGAGGACGTCAGCTTCACCCCGGGCGACCACTTGTCCTTCTTCACCGTCGACCGCGGCGAGGAGGAGCACTACCTGCTGCTGAAGGTCACCGACAACCACCTGATCGGCTACCTGGCGATCATCGTCGACGACTCCGGCCCGATCCGCGCCTTCAAGGCCGTCACCCTGGTGAACTACCTCCGCCCGGCGGGCCGCTTCTACTACAACCTGATCCGCCCGTTCCATCACCTCGTCATCCGGGCGATGTGCCACGCCGGCGTTACTCGCGGCCGCCGAGCAAGCTGA